One Pseudonocardia sediminis DNA window includes the following coding sequences:
- a CDS encoding esterase/lipase family protein — MAMALAGLRRLRALADGVTTVAGEVGQAADYAVRTFASPAGIRGMALEWAWMATHIALYPIGLAEETIRQHDVYRTDSLPPAQRSLVVADPAAAGTPILLVHGIMDNRSVFSVFGNALRRRGFGVVHAINYSILTGDLRSAAHELRGHVERLRELTGSDKVHIVGHSLGGMIARYYVQRMGGSAVVDTLVTLGSPHSGSRAAYLLPTPLARQLRPGSEIVTELAEPTPDCPTRFLVVWSRLDEMIVPQGNARLRHPDLDVDELELRDVGHLSLPIDPRTVHWVASELARGERARDAEHERMRHRRIRGGHLRQSHPHHAERGAPAS, encoded by the coding sequence ATGGCGATGGCGCTCGCAGGGTTGCGGCGCCTGCGCGCTCTCGCGGACGGCGTCACGACGGTGGCCGGCGAGGTCGGGCAGGCGGCGGACTACGCGGTGCGCACCTTCGCCTCCCCCGCGGGGATCCGCGGGATGGCCCTGGAGTGGGCCTGGATGGCCACGCACATCGCGCTCTACCCGATCGGCCTGGCCGAGGAGACGATCCGCCAGCACGACGTCTACCGCACCGACAGCCTGCCGCCCGCGCAGCGCAGCCTCGTCGTCGCCGATCCGGCCGCGGCCGGGACCCCGATCCTGCTGGTGCACGGGATCATGGACAACCGGTCGGTGTTCTCGGTGTTCGGCAACGCGCTCCGACGGCGCGGGTTCGGCGTCGTGCACGCCATCAACTACAGCATCCTGACCGGCGACCTCCGCAGCGCCGCACACGAGCTGCGCGGGCACGTCGAACGGCTGCGCGAGCTCACCGGCTCGGACAAGGTGCACATCGTCGGGCACTCGCTCGGCGGCATGATCGCCCGCTACTACGTGCAGCGGATGGGCGGCTCCGCCGTCGTCGACACCCTGGTCACGCTGGGGAGCCCGCACTCCGGTAGCCGCGCCGCGTACCTGCTCCCCACCCCGCTGGCCCGCCAGCTGCGTCCCGGGTCGGAGATCGTCACCGAGCTGGCCGAGCCCACACCGGACTGCCCGACCCGCTTCCTGGTCGTCTGGAGCCGGCTCGACGAGATGATCGTCCCGCAGGGCAACGCCCGGCTGCGCCACCCCGACCTCGACGTCGACGAGCTCGAGCTGCGCGACGTCGGGCACCTGTCGCTGCCGATCGACCCGCGCACCGTGCACTGGGTCGCCAGCGAGCTCGCCCGCGGGGAGCGGGCCCGCGACGCCGAGCACGAACGGATGCGGCACCGCCGGATCCGGGGCGGACACCTGCGGCAGTCCCACCCGCACCACGCCGAACGCGGCGCGCCCGCGTCCTGA
- a CDS encoding M23 family metallopeptidase, which translates to MTVTATSTRLPAPPARPLCARATMIAAAGGALVAAGQTAASAFGMSTAPTAEESYAKLAASAMLPVSETRTGDPTAPAVTSAIGGEQLSSTGAVSSLDPGAKVDVANLTKAARLGEKAAEEEETTGAALSHGAPQAVVYDGTTYAMPTRGQFTSGFGGRWGVTHYGIDLAAPIGTPIYALTDGVVEKAGPASGFGMWVVLKHTDGTSSVYGHINRAFVEVGQKVRAGDEIAEVGNRGQSTGPHLHFEVWEPDGSKINPLPWLSERGIDVTGPAKSEAESEAGSGADDSSRA; encoded by the coding sequence GTGACGGTCACCGCGACGAGCACCCGGCTCCCGGCGCCACCGGCACGTCCGCTGTGTGCCCGCGCGACCATGATCGCCGCCGCGGGCGGCGCCCTCGTCGCCGCCGGACAGACCGCGGCCAGCGCGTTCGGGATGTCCACCGCCCCGACGGCCGAGGAGTCCTACGCCAAGCTCGCCGCCTCGGCGATGCTCCCGGTGTCCGAGACGCGCACCGGCGACCCGACCGCCCCCGCCGTGACCTCGGCGATCGGCGGTGAGCAGCTCAGCTCGACCGGCGCCGTGTCCTCGCTGGACCCGGGCGCGAAGGTCGACGTCGCGAACCTGACCAAGGCCGCCCGCCTCGGCGAGAAGGCCGCCGAGGAGGAGGAGACGACGGGTGCCGCGCTCTCCCACGGCGCACCGCAGGCCGTCGTCTACGACGGCACCACCTACGCCATGCCCACCCGCGGCCAGTTCACCTCCGGCTTCGGCGGGCGCTGGGGCGTCACGCACTACGGCATCGACCTGGCCGCACCGATCGGCACCCCGATCTACGCGCTGACCGACGGCGTGGTGGAGAAGGCCGGTCCGGCCAGCGGGTTCGGCATGTGGGTCGTGCTCAAGCACACCGACGGCACCTCCTCGGTCTACGGCCACATCAACCGCGCGTTCGTCGAGGTCGGGCAGAAGGTCCGGGCCGGCGACGAGATCGCCGAGGTCGGCAACCGCGGCCAGTCCACCGGCCCGCACCTGCACTTCGAGGTGTGGGAGCCGGACGGCTCGAAGATCAACCCGCTGCCGTGGCTCTCCGAGCGCGGCATCGACGTCACCGGCCCGGCGAAGTCCGAGGCCGAGAGCGAGGCCGGCAGCGGCGCGGACGACTCGAGCCGCGCCTGA